The Vibrio pomeroyi genome window below encodes:
- a CDS encoding bifunctional 2',3'-cyclic-nucleotide 2'-phosphodiesterase/3'-nucleotidase: protein MKVAMKPLSLAVLAGLGLTLAGCTTTPDTDEVIKLRVVETTDIHTNLMDYDYYKDKPSKKIGLARTATLVKEAQSEVTNSVLVDNGDLLQGSPMGDYMADKGIEAGEVHPAYKAMNQLSYDAANLGNHEFNYGLEFLEESINDADFPYISANVYDAETKEHYFTPYIIKTHTFEDTAGVEHEVKVGYIGFVPPQIMTWDKKNLEGKVIARDIIETANELVPQMKAEGAEVIVAIPHSGVSTDPYKNGEENSTFYLSEVDGIDAIAFGHSHAVFPGKGFDDIQGIDNETGTMNGVAAVMPGRWGSHVGVMDLTLAQKDGKWEVVKGQSEARPIYDKIEKKSLAAADEGIVTALEKDHAGTREFVNQPIGKADDVMYSFLSLVQDDPTVQIVNLAQKDYVEQFIQGDPDLDGTPVLSAAAPFKAGGRKNDPANFTEVESGQLTFRNAADLYLYPNTLVAMKVTGHEVKEWLECSAGQFNQVDVNSTAPQQLIEWDNFRTYNFDVIDGVDYQIDVTQPAKYDANCKVVNPDSQRIVGLTYQGKPIDMKQDFLIATNNYRAYSAKFPGTGEDFIAFDAPDENRTVLANYISRVSKEQGQVSPTADNNWSFAPIKTDNKLDIRFETSPSDKAAEFIKEKGQYPMKRVATDDVGFAVYQIDLTK from the coding sequence ATGAAAGTTGCAATGAAACCTTTGTCATTGGCTGTACTTGCGGGTCTTGGTTTGACTCTAGCAGGCTGCACAACAACACCAGATACCGATGAAGTGATTAAATTACGTGTCGTAGAAACGACGGATATCCATACCAACCTAATGGATTACGACTACTACAAAGACAAGCCATCGAAAAAAATCGGCTTAGCACGTACTGCAACTCTAGTAAAAGAAGCTCAAAGCGAAGTAACCAACAGCGTATTAGTTGATAACGGTGACTTACTGCAAGGTAGCCCAATGGGTGACTACATGGCAGACAAAGGCATCGAAGCGGGCGAAGTTCACCCTGCATATAAAGCAATGAATCAACTAAGCTACGACGCTGCAAACCTAGGTAACCACGAATTCAACTACGGTCTTGAGTTCCTAGAAGAGTCAATCAATGACGCTGATTTCCCATACATCAGTGCCAACGTTTACGACGCAGAAACCAAAGAACACTACTTCACACCTTACATCATCAAGACTCACACGTTTGAAGATACAGCAGGCGTAGAGCATGAAGTGAAAGTCGGCTACATCGGTTTTGTTCCACCACAAATCATGACGTGGGATAAGAAGAACCTAGAAGGTAAAGTGATCGCTCGTGACATCATTGAGACAGCTAACGAGTTAGTACCTCAAATGAAAGCGGAAGGCGCTGAAGTTATCGTTGCTATCCCTCACTCAGGCGTATCAACTGACCCATACAAAAATGGCGAAGAGAACTCAACGTTCTACCTATCTGAAGTAGATGGCATTGATGCAATCGCATTCGGCCACTCTCACGCAGTGTTCCCAGGTAAAGGTTTTGATGACATCCAAGGCATCGATAACGAAACTGGCACAATGAACGGTGTTGCGGCAGTAATGCCAGGTCGTTGGGGTAGCCACGTTGGTGTTATGGATCTAACACTTGCACAAAAAGACGGTAAGTGGGAAGTCGTTAAAGGCCAATCAGAAGCGCGCCCTATCTACGACAAGATCGAGAAGAAATCTCTTGCTGCAGCTGATGAAGGCATCGTAACAGCACTAGAAAAAGACCACGCTGGTACTCGTGAGTTTGTTAACCAACCGATTGGTAAAGCAGACGACGTGATGTACAGCTTCCTATCTTTAGTGCAAGACGATCCAACAGTACAGATTGTTAACCTTGCGCAGAAAGATTACGTTGAACAGTTCATCCAAGGCGACCCAGACCTAGATGGTACGCCAGTACTTTCTGCAGCTGCACCATTTAAAGCCGGTGGTCGTAAGAATGACCCAGCGAACTTCACTGAAGTTGAATCTGGTCAACTGACATTCCGTAACGCAGCTGACTTGTACCTTTACCCGAATACGCTAGTTGCGATGAAGGTAACAGGTCACGAAGTAAAAGAGTGGCTTGAGTGTTCTGCTGGTCAGTTCAACCAAGTTGATGTTAACTCAACAGCACCACAACAGTTGATCGAGTGGGATAACTTCCGCACATACAACTTCGATGTTATCGACGGTGTTGATTACCAAATCGACGTAACTCAACCTGCGAAATACGATGCAAACTGTAAAGTCGTTAACCCTGACTCACAACGTATTGTTGGCCTAACTTACCAAGGTAAGCCAATCGACATGAAACAAGACTTCCTGATCGCAACCAACAACTACCGTGCGTACAGTGCTAAGTTCCCAGGTACGGGTGAAGACTTCATCGCATTTGATGCTCCAGATGAGAACCGTACTGTTCTTGCGAACTACATCTCTCGCGTAAGCAAAGAGCAAGGTCAAGTTAGCCCAACAGCTGATAACAACTGGTCATTTGCGCCAATCAAAACGGATAACAAACTAGATATCCGCTTTGAAACATCTCCAAGCGACAAAGCGGCAGAGTTCATCAAAGAAAAGGGTCAATACCCGATGAAACGCGTTGCGACTGACGATGTTGGTTTTGCTGTTTACCAGATTGACCTAACTAAATAG
- a CDS encoding DUF3299 domain-containing protein codes for MQRKFLLILGLLMFPFISTAHADTTQNEESVLTLEWIDLIPESERAQLDSFGMPMVDHNSMEKPQQSTLGAVRPELNGSKVKIPGFVIPLEGDENMITEFLLVPYFGACIHVPPPPPNQIIYVKFPQGAPIQQLWDVIYLVGTLKTESISHDLAQTGYLIEGTAIEEYDDM; via the coding sequence ATGCAACGCAAATTCCTACTGATACTTGGGCTACTTATGTTCCCATTTATCAGCACAGCTCACGCTGACACCACTCAGAATGAGGAATCGGTATTAACACTCGAATGGATTGATTTAATTCCAGAATCAGAGCGCGCTCAATTAGATTCGTTTGGTATGCCGATGGTAGACCACAACAGCATGGAAAAACCTCAGCAATCGACACTTGGCGCTGTTCGCCCAGAATTAAACGGCAGCAAGGTTAAGATCCCGGGGTTTGTGATTCCATTGGAAGGCGATGAGAACATGATCACTGAGTTTCTGTTAGTGCCGTACTTTGGCGCATGTATCCACGTGCCACCACCGCCACCGAACCAGATTATCTACGTGAAGTTCCCGCAAGGTGCACCGATTCAACAATTATGGGATGTGATCTACTTGGTAGGTACGCTGAAAACAGAATCGATCAGTCACGACTTAGCTCAGACTGGTTATCTTATTGAAGGTACTGCGATAGAAGAATATGACGACATGTAG
- a CDS encoding TIGR03899 family protein: MSETKQPVIIEHASDTQHKHEKKPHIADSTSRMLHIAQSFGLDSLISHSAKPSDKAENTLIERALLREKKRKELRQKNLEQILKLAHSSCKDEAAGDPDQDWLYRFFDMAQEIHNTSMQRLWAQVLKREVTNPGSTSMKALQILQDMTPKEALTLQRAASLGCSFGSDSSRKLLLGFKSHAGIFSLGKRDTTNTINLGGHNLPYSSLLHLIELGIILGTELESGEIDFDPALHLTYQGKSMSLAPISKGVKLVYYRFSPTGNELCTLLGNKPNMQYYDQLIALLSQKFTVQTEVKSSVNYTV; encoded by the coding sequence ATGTCAGAAACCAAACAGCCAGTGATCATTGAGCATGCTAGCGATACACAGCACAAGCATGAGAAAAAGCCTCATATTGCCGACAGCACAAGTAGAATGCTGCACATCGCACAAAGCTTCGGCTTAGATTCTTTAATCAGTCATAGTGCAAAACCAAGCGATAAAGCTGAGAATACGCTTATCGAGCGGGCGCTATTACGAGAGAAGAAACGTAAAGAACTGCGTCAAAAGAATCTAGAACAGATTCTGAAATTGGCGCACTCTTCATGCAAGGATGAAGCGGCTGGAGATCCTGATCAGGACTGGTTATATCGCTTTTTCGATATGGCACAAGAGATCCACAATACATCGATGCAGAGACTATGGGCTCAGGTATTAAAAAGAGAAGTCACCAACCCAGGTTCGACATCGATGAAGGCGCTGCAGATCTTGCAGGACATGACACCAAAAGAAGCACTCACCCTACAAAGAGCGGCGTCACTTGGCTGTAGTTTTGGTAGTGATAGCAGCAGAAAGCTATTACTTGGTTTTAAATCTCATGCTGGAATATTCAGCTTAGGCAAAAGAGACACCACCAACACCATCAACCTTGGTGGACACAACCTGCCCTACTCTAGCCTGCTCCATTTGATTGAGCTCGGAATCATTCTAGGCACTGAATTAGAGTCTGGTGAGATTGATTTCGACCCAGCGTTGCACCTGACTTATCAAGGTAAGAGTATGTCGCTGGCGCCTATATCAAAAGGGGTTAAGCTGGTTTACTACCGATTCAGTCCAACAGGCAATGAACTGTGTACCTTACTTGGCAACAAACCCAACATGCAGTATTACGACCAACTGATTGCTCTATTAAGTCAGAAGTTCACGGTACAGACAGAAGTGAAAAGCAGTGTGAATTACACCGTCTAG
- a CDS encoding DedA family protein, with amino-acid sequence MGTVESIQAWLNTGEESLLWLMLGIIALSYLLEDLAIVTAAGIATQGLILPQYALLAIFIGIATGDLGLYYLGKSGRYFRGVRYKALTNKYFRSLRTKLRQNAFSSLFVIRFIPGLRTVGFTLSGFFAIPLPTFLFAVISATAIWTGIVFSAIYYLGTSAWLQASEYQWIIIPCAIALLFIGNRLMNKTYSRGLS; translated from the coding sequence ATGGGCACTGTCGAGAGCATTCAAGCATGGTTAAATACAGGAGAGGAATCGCTGCTATGGCTGATGCTTGGCATCATCGCGCTTTCTTACCTGCTTGAAGATCTGGCGATTGTTACAGCGGCAGGTATAGCCACTCAAGGTCTCATACTTCCTCAATATGCGCTGCTTGCCATTTTCATCGGCATTGCCACGGGTGATCTCGGTCTTTATTACCTAGGTAAATCAGGACGTTATTTCCGAGGCGTTCGATATAAAGCCCTCACTAATAAGTACTTTCGTTCACTTCGTACCAAATTACGTCAGAACGCATTCAGCAGTCTTTTTGTCATCCGCTTTATTCCAGGGCTTCGTACCGTTGGTTTTACCTTAAGTGGCTTTTTCGCCATCCCACTGCCTACTTTCTTGTTTGCCGTTATTAGTGCCACCGCGATCTGGACTGGCATTGTCTTCTCTGCCATCTACTATTTAGGGACATCAGCGTGGCTGCAAGCCTCTGAATATCAATGGATCATCATCCCGTGTGCCATCGCTTTGTTGTTTATCGGCAATCGATTAATGAATAAAACCTACTCTAGAGGATTATCATGA
- a CDS encoding ATP-grasp domain-containing protein, with translation MSSPQDIRIIPAHQINAGMPLLEKDTVRSVSPYEFLPTWFFYTPVVIQSLMQGLRHFDWALPLIANPSIKLSGMVGESKHEILSLAGSSSQRWISPFITLTKTDLSSKKQAEDARSALIQSDLDFPIVAKPDLGCRGVGVKLINTQDQLEQYVESFPNGARFLLQEKAPYQAEAGVFYVRYPNKKQGEIISITLKYAPMVVGDGSSTLKQLIENSPRAGQLSHLYLPRHQDKLGQVLAEGEEFQLAFAGSHSRGCIFRDGNQYITQALTERLDEIFDDFDGFHFGRLDVKFKDMHSLMNGEDFTILEVNGASSEAGHIWDRNTPLREIFSTLLLQYRILFDIGAQQKQRGHQPPSFKSLFTAWQEERRLVQQYPTTD, from the coding sequence ATGAGTTCACCGCAAGATATTCGCATCATTCCAGCACATCAAATCAATGCAGGCATGCCCTTGCTTGAAAAAGATACCGTGCGCAGTGTCTCTCCTTATGAGTTTCTTCCAACCTGGTTCTTCTACACGCCAGTGGTGATTCAAAGCCTGATGCAAGGGTTACGGCACTTTGACTGGGCGCTGCCGCTCATCGCCAACCCGAGCATCAAGCTAAGCGGCATGGTAGGCGAATCAAAACACGAAATACTGAGCCTTGCCGGATCATCGAGTCAGCGCTGGATCTCTCCGTTTATCACCCTAACCAAAACGGATCTCAGCAGTAAGAAACAAGCTGAAGATGCACGCAGTGCACTCATACAATCGGATCTCGATTTCCCGATTGTGGCTAAACCGGATCTTGGCTGTCGAGGTGTTGGCGTTAAGCTGATCAACACACAAGATCAACTTGAACAGTATGTTGAATCTTTCCCAAATGGTGCTCGCTTTCTATTGCAAGAAAAGGCGCCTTATCAAGCTGAAGCGGGGGTTTTCTATGTTCGTTACCCAAACAAAAAGCAAGGCGAGATCATCTCGATCACACTCAAGTATGCGCCAATGGTAGTGGGTGATGGCAGCTCGACACTCAAACAGTTAATTGAAAATAGCCCGCGTGCTGGGCAGCTTAGTCACCTGTATTTGCCAAGACATCAAGATAAATTGGGTCAAGTGCTCGCAGAGGGCGAAGAGTTCCAACTTGCGTTCGCAGGTAGCCATAGCCGTGGCTGTATCTTCCGAGACGGCAACCAATACATCACTCAGGCTTTAACTGAACGCTTAGATGAGATATTCGACGACTTCGATGGTTTCCACTTTGGTCGACTCGACGTCAAATTCAAGGACATGCACAGCCTAATGAACGGCGAGGATTTCACTATCCTTGAGGTCAATGGCGCAAGCAGTGAGGCTGGGCATATCTGGGATCGCAACACACCATTGCGAGAGATATTTTCTACGCTACTCCTGCAATACCGCATTCTTTTTGATATTGGCGCTCAGCAAAAACAGCGAGGCCACCAGCCTCCTTCTTTTAAGAGCCTGTTTACCGCGTGGCAAGAAGAGCGACGTCTTGTTCAACAATATCCGACCACCGATTAA
- a CDS encoding DinB family protein, which yields MNPIAQPSALTSFSPSIKGAVEILNQGLEFLLAISDSDYLTRAKPHVTSSIGEHTRHTLDLFHALILKKNATVDYNTRRRGHPVEFDRSIALKEIHYVINWLERLDRRDLEAPIMIQTEVSMDTQVFASLPSTLEREVTFAALHANHHYAMIKVITTFLDVETCNTFGYAPTTSSYLREQ from the coding sequence ATGAACCCCATAGCCCAACCGAGCGCCCTCACTTCTTTCTCTCCTAGTATCAAGGGAGCGGTAGAGATATTGAATCAGGGTTTAGAGTTTTTGTTAGCGATATCTGACAGCGACTATCTGACACGAGCAAAGCCGCACGTCACAAGTTCTATTGGTGAGCATACTCGTCACACTCTCGATCTTTTTCACGCTCTGATTTTAAAAAAGAATGCGACCGTTGATTACAACACTCGTCGCCGTGGTCATCCCGTCGAATTCGACAGGTCGATTGCGTTGAAAGAGATCCATTACGTGATCAACTGGCTTGAACGATTAGACCGTCGAGATCTCGAAGCGCCTATCATGATCCAAACCGAAGTTTCAATGGATACACAAGTGTTCGCCAGCCTGCCTTCTACGTTAGAAAGAGAGGTCACCTTTGCTGCTCTGCATGCCAATCATCACTATGCGATGATCAAGGTGATCACGACCTTTCTTGATGTCGAAACATGCAACACCTTTGGTTACGCCCCAACCACCAGCAGCTATCTGAGGGAGCAATAA
- the cysC gene encoding adenylyl-sulfate kinase, protein MTAVLKPKDENVVWHQHSIDKAFRSNLKSQKPAVLWFTGLSGSGKSTVAGALENRLAQLGYHTYLLDGDNVRHGLCSDLGFSEQDRRENIRRIGELAKLMADAGLIVLSAFISPHQAERQLVRDLLPEGEFLEVFVNTPLEVCEQRDPKGLYKKARAGEIPNFTGISSVYEAPQNPEIDLPAGEKTLDELVELCIDALEKRNILAN, encoded by the coding sequence ATGACCGCAGTACTCAAACCAAAAGATGAGAATGTTGTGTGGCATCAACACTCGATTGATAAAGCATTCCGCTCTAATCTGAAATCACAAAAGCCAGCCGTGCTCTGGTTCACGGGATTATCTGGTTCTGGGAAGTCGACAGTCGCTGGAGCATTAGAAAACCGCTTAGCACAGCTTGGTTACCATACTTATTTATTGGATGGCGATAATGTTCGTCACGGATTATGTAGCGATCTTGGTTTCTCTGAACAAGACCGTCGAGAGAATATTCGTCGTATTGGTGAACTTGCTAAATTGATGGCGGATGCGGGTTTGATCGTGTTGTCTGCGTTTATTTCTCCACATCAAGCGGAGAGACAGTTAGTGCGTGATTTATTGCCGGAAGGTGAGTTTCTAGAGGTGTTTGTTAATACGCCACTTGAGGTTTGTGAACAACGCGACCCTAAAGGTTTGTATAAGAAAGCACGCGCTGGAGAAATTCCTAATTTTACTGGCATTAGCTCAGTGTACGAAGCGCCTCAGAACCCTGAGATAGATCTACCTGCGGGTGAGAAGACACTCGATGAACTGGTCGAATTGTGTATTGATGCTTTAGAAAAGCGTAATATTTTAGCCAATTGA
- the cysD gene encoding sulfate adenylyltransferase subunit CysD encodes MDQERLTHLKQLEAESIHIIREVAAEFDNPVMMYSIGKDSSVMLHLARKAFYPGKIPFPLLHVDTDWKFREMIEFRDRTAKKYGFDLLVHKNPEGIEMGCSPFVHGSSKHTDIMKTQGLKQALNKYGFDAAFGGARRDEEKSRAKERVYSFRDKNHTWDPKNQRPELWHTYNGQVNKGESIRVFPLSNWTELDIWQYIYLESIDIVPLYLSDKRPVVERDGMLIMVDDDRMELQEGEVIEEKSVRFRTLGCYPLTGAVESEANTLTGIIEEMLVATSSERQGRAIDHDQSGSMELKKRQGYF; translated from the coding sequence ATGGACCAAGAACGTTTAACCCACCTAAAACAGCTTGAAGCGGAAAGTATTCATATTATCCGTGAAGTTGCTGCTGAGTTTGATAACCCAGTGATGATGTACTCCATCGGTAAAGATTCTTCTGTGATGCTTCATTTAGCTCGCAAAGCGTTTTATCCAGGCAAGATTCCATTCCCACTATTACACGTTGATACGGATTGGAAATTCCGCGAGATGATTGAGTTTCGTGATCGTACGGCTAAAAAGTACGGCTTCGACCTTTTAGTACATAAGAACCCAGAAGGTATTGAGATGGGATGTAGCCCATTCGTACATGGTTCTTCCAAGCACACTGACATCATGAAAACTCAAGGCCTTAAGCAGGCGTTAAACAAGTACGGGTTCGATGCCGCTTTTGGTGGTGCGCGTCGTGATGAAGAAAAATCTCGAGCGAAAGAGCGTGTTTATTCTTTCCGCGACAAGAACCACACATGGGATCCAAAAAACCAGCGCCCTGAACTTTGGCATACCTATAACGGCCAGGTTAATAAAGGCGAAAGCATTCGTGTCTTCCCACTATCTAACTGGACTGAGCTCGATATCTGGCAATACATCTACCTAGAGAGCATCGATATTGTTCCACTTTACCTTTCAGACAAGCGTCCTGTGGTTGAGCGTGATGGCATGTTGATCATGGTTGATGATGACCGTATGGAACTGCAAGAAGGTGAAGTGATTGAAGAGAAAAGCGTTCGCTTCCGTACTTTGGGTTGTTACCCACTGACCGGAGCCGTTGAATCTGAGGCGAACACGCTAACAGGCATTATTGAAGAGATGCTGGTGGCAACATCCAGTGAGCGTCAAGGTCGAGCGATTGACCATGATCAGTCGGGCTCAATGGAGCTGAAAAAGCGCCAAGGTTATTTCTAA
- a CDS encoding SLC13 family permease, translated as MWQQGFVLAILLGIITCLLVTRIKPSFIFAGAAFIAFMAGMIDLSSLANNFTNSSLLTLILLILASSALEKTRLISWVSRNISEGRLGTVVAKLGISTALLSSFTNNTAVVVSLIGAIKRNQQHAPSKLLIPLSYAAILGGTLTLIGTSTNLIINSFVEDAGLPSLNFFTPTLIGLAVLVGGVLILIPLSYFLPSYDDGSQDDLPYFLEARVEPGSPLVGRSVSENNLRALRKLFLAEVIRDGKTTASIDPDFILQARDRLLFCGDVESVATLQEIQGLTLFGQHHLNGQSFVEVVVSSSASFCNKTLKTSQFRDRFDAVVVAIRRGHERLEGGLGNITLTAGDTLILVPGKRFEEQRQQHNKEFVLMNDLDSSAKLDADKSTFVLLGFASVIGLALAEVVPIIKGLAGFLLLLVAFGVVQLGELRRRFPVDIVVIVGSALSIAQLMISSGLSERMGLMFMEAFNGWGVFGALVATYFMTLVLTELVTNNAAAALSFPIGYSMAIGYGVDPMPFIMAVLFGASASFISPYGYQTNLLVYSVGNYHLTDYLRIGIPISIVYSGLVLTLIPYFFPF; from the coding sequence ATGTGGCAACAAGGATTTGTATTAGCGATTTTGCTCGGCATCATTACTTGCCTGCTCGTTACCCGTATTAAGCCAAGCTTTATCTTTGCTGGCGCGGCGTTTATTGCTTTTATGGCTGGCATGATCGACTTGTCGAGCTTGGCTAATAACTTCACTAACTCCTCGTTACTGACTTTAATTCTTCTGATCCTCGCATCAAGTGCGTTGGAGAAAACTCGCTTAATCAGCTGGGTTAGCCGCAATATCTCTGAAGGTAGGCTAGGCACAGTGGTTGCGAAGTTGGGTATTTCCACAGCGTTACTTTCTTCTTTTACCAATAACACGGCGGTGGTTGTCTCTTTGATCGGAGCGATCAAACGCAATCAACAACACGCGCCATCTAAGTTACTTATCCCTCTGTCATACGCTGCCATTTTAGGTGGAACGCTGACATTGATCGGTACCTCAACCAATTTGATCATTAATAGCTTTGTTGAAGATGCCGGATTGCCGAGCTTAAACTTTTTCACACCAACGTTGATCGGTTTAGCCGTCTTAGTCGGTGGAGTGTTGATCCTTATTCCGCTGAGTTACTTCCTACCAAGCTACGATGATGGTTCCCAAGATGATTTGCCTTACTTTCTAGAAGCAAGAGTGGAACCTGGTTCACCGTTAGTTGGTCGTAGCGTAAGCGAGAATAATCTTAGAGCTCTGAGAAAATTGTTCTTAGCGGAAGTGATTCGAGACGGTAAAACAACGGCATCTATAGACCCTGACTTCATACTGCAAGCTCGTGATCGATTACTGTTTTGTGGTGATGTTGAAAGTGTAGCGACACTGCAAGAAATTCAAGGATTAACCCTATTTGGCCAGCATCACCTTAATGGACAAAGCTTTGTTGAAGTGGTGGTGAGTTCGTCTGCAAGCTTCTGTAATAAAACCTTGAAAACCAGCCAGTTTAGAGATCGCTTCGATGCGGTTGTGGTTGCTATTCGTCGCGGTCACGAACGTCTAGAAGGTGGCCTTGGAAACATCACACTAACCGCTGGGGATACCTTGATTTTGGTTCCTGGTAAGCGTTTTGAAGAGCAGCGCCAGCAACACAACAAAGAGTTTGTGTTGATGAATGACTTGGACTCGAGTGCCAAGCTTGATGCGGATAAATCAACGTTTGTATTGCTCGGTTTTGCCAGTGTGATTGGTTTAGCCCTTGCTGAAGTCGTGCCGATTATCAAAGGACTGGCTGGTTTCTTGCTGTTGCTGGTTGCCTTTGGCGTGGTGCAACTTGGTGAGCTTCGTCGCCGTTTTCCGGTTGATATTGTGGTGATCGTTGGCTCTGCACTTTCTATTGCTCAACTGATGATTTCGTCGGGTTTGTCTGAGCGTATGGGGCTGATGTTTATGGAAGCCTTTAATGGCTGGGGTGTGTTCGGTGCGTTAGTTGCGACCTATTTCATGACCTTGGTTCTGACTGAGCTTGTTACTAATAATGCGGCCGCAGCACTCTCGTTTCCAATTGGCTACAGCATGGCTATCGGCTATGGCGTTGACCCTATGCCATTCATTATGGCGGTTCTGTTTGGTGCCAGCGCCAGCTTTATTTCGCCATACGGCTACCAAACCAATTTACTTGTTTATAGCGTAGGTAATTATCATCTCACCGATTATCTACGCATCGGCATCCCAATCTCGATTGTCTATTCGGGCTTGGTGCTGACCCTAATTCCTTACTTTTTCCCATTTTAA
- the cysN gene encoding sulfate adenylyltransferase subunit CysN, translating to MNSAVEAELAELGIEGYLSQHQHKSMLRFLTCGSVDDGKSTLIGRLLHDTKQIYEDQLAAVHSDSQRVGTTGEKPDLALLVDGLQAEREQGITIDVAYRYFSTQKRKFIIADTPGHEQYTRNMATGASTCDLAVILIDARKGVLDQTRRHSFISNLLGLKHFIVAVNKMDLVEYSQDRFEEIRDQYLEFAENLEGETNIQILPVSALEGINVAAPSKELAWFEGPSLLEVLENVDIDQKRSAGEFRFPVQYVNRPNLDFRGFAGTVASGRVSVGDEIKALPSGKTSKVASIVTFDGELESAQAGLAVTLTLEDEIDISRGDLIVLENAQIESTNHVLADIVWMTEQPLQPGKAYDIKIAGKKTVGQVETVRHQYDINNLSTHAVDELPLNGIGLCEWSLNETVALDKYRESADTGGFIVIDRLTNVTVGAGLIRDRLDSVEQQVGNFSAFELEFNALVRKHFPHWDAKDLSQLLKS from the coding sequence ATGAATAGTGCAGTAGAAGCCGAATTGGCTGAACTAGGGATTGAAGGTTATCTAAGTCAGCATCAGCATAAATCTATGCTTAGATTTTTAACTTGTGGCTCGGTAGACGATGGTAAAAGTACGTTAATCGGTCGCTTGCTCCATGATACAAAACAGATTTATGAAGATCAGCTAGCAGCGGTTCACTCGGATAGCCAACGAGTGGGTACGACGGGTGAGAAACCTGATTTGGCACTGCTTGTTGATGGCTTGCAGGCTGAGCGCGAGCAAGGGATTACGATCGATGTAGCTTATCGTTATTTCTCGACTCAAAAGCGTAAATTCATTATTGCTGATACCCCAGGGCATGAGCAGTACACGCGTAACATGGCAACAGGCGCTTCAACGTGTGATCTGGCTGTGATCTTGATTGATGCTCGTAAGGGCGTTCTGGATCAAACACGTCGTCACTCGTTTATTTCTAATCTACTTGGTTTGAAGCATTTCATCGTCGCAGTCAACAAAATGGATCTCGTCGAGTACTCGCAAGATCGTTTTGAGGAGATTCGCGATCAATATCTAGAGTTTGCAGAAAACCTAGAGGGTGAGACCAATATTCAGATCTTGCCCGTTTCCGCGCTTGAAGGCATTAACGTTGCTGCACCAAGTAAAGAGCTTGCATGGTTCGAGGGCCCATCGCTATTAGAAGTACTAGAGAACGTAGACATTGACCAAAAACGCTCTGCGGGTGAATTCCGTTTCCCAGTGCAGTACGTCAATCGTCCTAACCTAGATTTCCGAGGCTTTGCCGGCACAGTGGCTTCTGGTCGTGTCAGCGTGGGCGATGAAATCAAGGCGTTGCCTTCAGGTAAAACCTCTAAGGTGGCAAGCATTGTGACCTTTGATGGTGAACTTGAATCAGCACAAGCGGGCTTGGCGGTAACGCTGACTCTTGAAGATGAGATCGATATAAGTCGTGGCGATTTGATTGTGTTGGAAAACGCGCAAATTGAATCCACTAACCACGTATTGGCAGACATCGTGTGGATGACAGAACAACCATTGCAACCGGGTAAAGCTTACGACATCAAAATCGCAGGTAAGAAAACCGTCGGTCAGGTTGAAACGGTTCGCCACCAATATGACATCAACAACCTGTCGACCCACGCTGTCGATGAGTTACCACTGAATGGTATTGGCTTGTGTGAATGGTCACTGAACGAGACTGTCGCATTGGATAAATACCGTGAGAGTGCGGATACCGGTGGCTTCATCGTTATCGACCGTCTAACCAACGTGACGGTTGGTGCTGGTTTGATTCGAGACCGTTTGGACTCTGTTGAACAGCAAGTCGGTAACTTCTCTGCATTTGAACTTGAGTTCAACGCTCTGGTTCGTAAGCATTTCCCTCATTGGGATGCCAAAGATCTAAGCCAATTACTGAAGTCATAA